A stretch of the Ctenopharyngodon idella isolate HZGC_01 chromosome 14, HZGC01, whole genome shotgun sequence genome encodes the following:
- the prpf19 gene encoding pre-mRNA-processing factor 19, translating to MSLVCAISNEVPEHPCVSPVSNQVFERRLIEKYIAENGADPINGQPLSEEQLIDIKVSHPIRPKAPSATSIPAILKSLQDEWDAVMLHSFTLRQQLQTTRQELSHALYQHDAACRVIARLTKEVTAAREALATLKPQAGLVAPQAAPASQPAAVGAGGEAMEVSEQVGMTPEIIQKLQDKATVLTTERKKRGKTVPEELVRAEDLSKYRQVASHAGLHSASVPGILSLDLCPTDTNKVLTGGADKNVVVFDRREEQIVATLKGHTKKVSSVIYHPAQSVVFSASPDSTIRVWSVTGGNCVQVIRAHEAGVTGLSLHATGDYLLSSSEDQYWAFSDIQTGRVLTKVTDETAGCALTCAQFHPDGLIFGTGTADSQIKIWDLKERTNVANFPGHSGPVTAIAFSENGYYLATGAQDSSLKLWDLRKLKNFKTITLDNNYEVKSLVFDQSGTYLAVGGSDIRVYICKQWSEVLNFSDHSGLVTGVAFGEHAQFLASTGMDRSLKFYSL from the exons ATGTCTTTGGTTTGTGCGA TTTCAAACGAGGTGCCGGAGCATCCCTGTGTCTCTCCTGTGTCCAATCAAGTGTTCGAGAGGCGTCTGATCGAGAAATACATAGCGGAGAATGGAGCCGACCCCATCAACGGCCAGCCGCTGTCTGAGGAGCAGCTCATCGATATCAAGG TGTCTCACCCCATCCGACCGAAGGCTCCCTCCGCCACGAGCATTCCTGCCATCCTCAAATCTCTGCAGGACGAGTGG GATGCGGTGATGCTGCACAGTTTTACTCTGAGGCAGCAGCTGCAGACCACTCGACAGGAGCTGTCTCACGCTCTCTACCAGCACGACGCCGCCTGCAGAGTCATCGCTCGCCTCACCAAAGAGGTCACGGCTGCCAGAGAGG CTTTGGCGACGCTCAAACCTCAGGCTGGACTGGTCGCTCCACAGGCCGCTCCTGCTTCCCAGCCTGCAGCTGTG GGTGCCGGCGGAGAGGCCATGGAGGTCAGTGAACAGGTTGGAATGACTCCGGAGATCATACAGAAG CTCCAAGACAAGGCCACCGTCCTGAccacagagagaaagaag AGAGGAAAGACCGTGCCAGAGGAACTGGTCAGAGCAGAAGATCTCAGCAAGTATCGCCAGGTGGCGTCCCATGCT GGTCTTCACAGTGCCAGTGTACCAGGAATCCTCTCTCTGGATCTCTGCCCAACAGACACCAACAAAGTCCTCACCG GTGGTGCGGATAAGAACGTGGTGGTGTTCGACCGTCGGGAGGAGCAGATAGTTGCCACCCTCAAAGGACACACCAAAAAGGTCTCGTCTGTCATCTACCACCCTGCTCAG TCGGTGGTGTTCTCGGCGTCTCCAGACAGCACTATCCGCGTGTGGTCGGTTACTGGGGGCAACTGCGTGCAGGTGATCAGGGCCCACGAGGCGGGTGTTACCGGCCTCTCTCTGCACGCCACCGGAGACTATCTACTGAGCTCATCTGAGGACCAG TATTGGGCCTTCTCTGATATCCAGACTGGACGTGTCCTGACTAAAGTCACTGATGAGACCGCTGGATGTG CTCTGACCTGTGCTCAGTTCCATCCTGACGGTCTGATCTTCGGCACTGGCACGGCGGATTCTCAGATTAAGATCTGGGATCTGAAGGAACGGACCAATGTAGCCAACTTCCCCGGCCATTCAGGTCCCGTGACGGCCATCGCCTTCTCTGAGAACGGATACTATCTGGccactg GTGCTCAGGACAGTTCACTGAAGCTGTGGGATTTGAGGAAACTGAAGAACTTCAAGACAATTACTTTGGACAACAATTATGAG GTGAAGTCTCTGGTTTTCGACCAGAGTGGAACATATCTGGCTGTCGGTGGATCAGACATCAGAGTTTACATCTGCAAGCAGTGGTCTGAAGTGCTCAACTTCTCTG ATCACTCTGGTCTGGTGACCGGCGTGGCTTTCGGTGAACATGCTCAGTTCCTGGCTTCCACTGGCATGGACAGAAGTCTCAAATTCTACAGCCTGTAA